The Geodermatophilaceae bacterium NBWT11 genome has a segment encoding these proteins:
- a CDS encoding 1,4-dihydroxy-2-naphthoyl-CoA synthase (catalyzes the formation of 1,4-dihydroxy-2-naphthoate from O-succinylbenzoyl-CoA), translating into MDEFTDVTYEVDNGLAWITINRPERYNSFRARTVDELVLSFKKAWGSDEVGVIALTGAGEKAFSTGGDQKQRMETGDYGPSESGLFEVDSLHWVIRDVPKPVIAAVNGFAIGGGHVLHLLADLTIASEGSRFGQNGPRVGSFDAGFGTGLMARAIGEKRAREIWFLCRQYSAEQALDWGLINRVVPEDQLRAEVRSWADEILRLSPTALKVLKQSFNTDTEHFAGTGQMAYSSLKMFGETDEAREGITAFNEKRSPDFSAYRGN; encoded by the coding sequence ATGGACGAGTTCACCGATGTCACGTACGAGGTCGACAACGGCCTGGCCTGGATCACGATCAACCGGCCCGAGCGCTACAACTCCTTCCGGGCCCGCACCGTCGACGAGCTCGTGCTGAGCTTCAAGAAGGCCTGGGGCAGCGACGAGGTCGGCGTCATCGCCCTGACCGGCGCCGGGGAGAAGGCCTTCTCCACCGGCGGTGACCAGAAGCAGCGGATGGAGACCGGGGACTACGGGCCGTCGGAGAGCGGCCTGTTCGAGGTGGACTCCCTCCACTGGGTCATCCGCGACGTCCCCAAGCCGGTCATCGCCGCCGTCAACGGCTTCGCCATCGGCGGCGGCCACGTGCTGCACCTGCTGGCCGACCTCACGATCGCCAGCGAGGGCTCCCGGTTCGGGCAGAACGGTCCCCGCGTCGGTTCCTTCGACGCCGGGTTCGGCACCGGGCTGATGGCCCGCGCCATCGGGGAGAAGCGGGCCCGGGAGATCTGGTTCCTCTGCCGGCAGTACAGCGCCGAGCAGGCCCTGGACTGGGGCCTGATCAACCGGGTCGTGCCCGAGGACCAGCTGCGCGCCGAGGTGCGCTCCTGGGCCGACGAGATCCTCCGGCTCTCCCCCACCGCCCTCAAGGTGCTCAAGCAGTCGTTCAACACCGACACCGAGCACTTCGCCGGCACCGGCCAGATGGCCTACTCCAGCCTGAAGATGTTCGGCGAGACCGACGAGGCGCGCGAGGGCATCACCGCCTTCAACGAGAAGCGCTCCCCCGACTTCTCCGCCTACCGCGGCAACTGA
- a CDS encoding acyl-CoA dehydrogenase has translation MIDHRPVYDDEHRDFRRQVRRFLAAEVAPHFADWEAAEIVPRDLWTKAGAASLLCPQLPEEFGGTGDFRYNAVVIEETSYAGFAGVAGNFTAHSDVAVGYVEEYARPEVQQAWLPKMLSGEAVCSIAMSEPAAGSDLQGLQTRAVRDGDHWVLNGSKTFISNGQHCDVSVVVARTDPDAGSRGFSLFLVEADSPGFVRGRNLAKMGHHCSDTSELFFSDVRVPAAHLLGEEGGGFELMMRQLPQERLIIAVASLAAAQRAFELTVEHVTGRTAFGTTVGAMQHTRFTLADLKADLAVGWAFVDQCLAQNRTGELTAESASIAKLWVTEMQGRLTDRCLQFFGGYGFMQEYEISRAFTDARIQRIYGGSSEIMREIISRSFRPAPARPGPAPGH, from the coding sequence GTGATCGACCACCGGCCGGTCTACGACGACGAGCACCGCGACTTCCGCCGGCAGGTCCGGCGCTTCCTGGCCGCCGAGGTGGCCCCGCACTTCGCCGACTGGGAGGCCGCGGAGATCGTCCCCCGCGACCTGTGGACCAAGGCCGGCGCGGCGAGCCTGCTGTGCCCGCAGCTGCCCGAGGAGTTCGGCGGCACCGGGGACTTCCGCTACAACGCCGTCGTGATCGAGGAGACCTCCTACGCCGGGTTCGCCGGGGTGGCCGGCAACTTCACCGCACACAGCGACGTCGCCGTCGGCTACGTGGAGGAGTACGCCCGCCCCGAGGTCCAGCAGGCCTGGCTGCCGAAGATGCTCTCCGGCGAGGCGGTGTGCTCCATCGCGATGAGCGAGCCCGCGGCCGGCAGCGACCTGCAGGGCCTGCAGACCCGGGCCGTCCGGGACGGTGACCACTGGGTGCTGAACGGGTCCAAGACCTTCATCTCCAACGGCCAGCACTGCGACGTCAGCGTCGTGGTCGCCCGCACCGACCCGGACGCCGGCTCCCGTGGCTTCAGCCTCTTCCTGGTCGAGGCCGACAGCCCCGGCTTCGTGCGGGGCCGCAACCTGGCCAAGATGGGTCACCACTGCTCGGACACCTCCGAGCTGTTCTTCTCCGACGTCCGGGTGCCTGCGGCGCACCTGCTCGGCGAGGAGGGGGGCGGGTTCGAGCTGATGATGCGTCAGCTCCCGCAGGAGCGGTTGATCATCGCCGTCGCCTCGCTGGCGGCCGCCCAGCGGGCCTTCGAGCTCACCGTCGAGCACGTCACCGGCCGCACCGCCTTCGGGACGACGGTCGGGGCGATGCAGCACACCCGGTTCACCCTGGCCGACCTGAAGGCGGACCTCGCCGTGGGCTGGGCGTTCGTCGACCAGTGCCTGGCGCAGAACCGCACCGGCGAGCTCACCGCGGAGAGCGCCTCCATCGCCAAGCTGTGGGTCACCGAGATGCAGGGCCGGCTCACCGACCGGTGCCTGCAGTTCTTCGGCGGCTACGGCTTCATGCAGGAGTACGAGATCAGCCGGGCGTTCACCGACGCCCGGATCCAGCGGATCTACGGCGGCTCCTCCGAGATCATGCGGGAGATCATCTCGAGGTCGTTCCGACCCGCACCGGCGCGCCCGGGTCCGGCACCCGGCCACTGA
- a CDS encoding DUF1446 domain-containing protein: MTQPAATPSTPRSVLRVGNCSGYFGDRPQALREMLEGGPLDVLTGDYLAELTMLVLWKTGRRPGGVGYAPTFLAQMEDTLGLCLDQGTKVVVNAGGLDPRGLAEKLTELAARVGVGARIGWVEGDDLLARLPELTAAGETFPHLEDGRPLAETGAPAVTANAYLGGWGIAEALRRGADVVVTGRVTDAALVVGPAAWAFDWATDDWDRLAGAVVAGHVLECGTQATGGNFSFFQEVPDLLHPGFPIAEIAPDGSSVITKHPGTGGAVTVETVTAQLLYEIASPAYANPDVVTHFDTAEVSQRGPDRVAITGVVGSPPPPTLKVCVNQEGGHRNTVAFGLTGLDVEAKATLALRGFLAHFDDGPTRPAVVDSRVLHGRAADAATNADAVSRLVITCKDADPAVVGRPVFDAANRLALASYPGMYLEDAGRSARAFGVYVPTVVDRTRVPVSVHVAEEGPTTPPEPATTAPLSSTPTVDPPSPADDDGNLVETPLGALVGARSGDKGGNANIGVWTWSDVVHDWLSAHLTTGLLCELLPEVAGLTVDRYPLPRLRALNFVVHDLLDDGVAATTRPDPQAKGLGEFLRSRTVRVPRSVLAAATRPEAALEGSPSGP; encoded by the coding sequence ATGACCCAGCCCGCCGCCACCCCGTCGACTCCCCGGTCCGTGCTCCGGGTGGGCAACTGCTCGGGCTACTTCGGTGACCGCCCGCAGGCTCTGCGGGAGATGCTCGAGGGCGGCCCGCTGGACGTGCTGACCGGCGACTACCTGGCCGAGCTCACCATGCTGGTGCTCTGGAAGACAGGCCGCCGTCCCGGCGGGGTCGGTTACGCACCGACGTTCCTGGCGCAGATGGAGGACACCCTCGGGCTGTGCCTGGACCAGGGCACCAAGGTCGTGGTCAACGCCGGCGGGCTCGACCCGCGGGGGCTGGCGGAGAAGCTCACCGAGCTCGCCGCCCGGGTGGGCGTCGGCGCCCGGATCGGTTGGGTCGAGGGCGACGACCTGCTGGCCCGACTGCCCGAGCTGACCGCGGCCGGCGAGACGTTCCCGCACCTGGAGGACGGTCGCCCGCTCGCCGAGACCGGGGCGCCCGCCGTCACCGCGAACGCCTACCTGGGTGGTTGGGGCATCGCCGAGGCACTGCGCCGGGGCGCCGACGTCGTCGTCACCGGCCGGGTCACCGACGCCGCCCTGGTCGTGGGCCCCGCTGCCTGGGCCTTCGACTGGGCAACCGACGACTGGGACCGGCTCGCCGGTGCCGTCGTCGCCGGGCACGTGCTGGAGTGCGGCACCCAGGCCACGGGCGGCAACTTCTCCTTCTTCCAGGAGGTCCCCGACCTGCTGCACCCCGGGTTCCCGATCGCCGAGATCGCCCCCGACGGCTCCAGCGTCATCACCAAGCACCCGGGCACCGGTGGTGCGGTCACCGTGGAGACCGTCACCGCCCAGCTGCTCTACGAGATCGCCTCCCCCGCCTACGCCAACCCCGACGTGGTCACCCACTTCGACACCGCCGAGGTGTCCCAGCGTGGCCCGGACCGGGTCGCGATCACCGGCGTCGTCGGCTCGCCCCCGCCGCCCACGCTCAAGGTCTGTGTCAACCAGGAGGGCGGGCACCGCAACACGGTGGCCTTCGGCCTGACCGGCCTGGACGTCGAGGCCAAGGCGACCCTGGCGCTGCGCGGCTTCCTGGCCCACTTCGACGACGGACCCACCCGCCCGGCCGTCGTCGACTCCCGTGTACTGCACGGCCGGGCCGCGGACGCCGCGACCAACGCCGACGCCGTCTCCCGGCTGGTGATCACCTGCAAGGACGCCGACCCCGCCGTCGTCGGCCGTCCGGTCTTCGACGCCGCGAACCGGCTGGCCCTGGCCAGCTACCCCGGCATGTACCTGGAGGACGCCGGCCGCTCCGCCCGTGCGTTCGGCGTCTACGTGCCCACCGTGGTCGACCGCACCCGGGTGCCGGTGTCGGTGCACGTCGCCGAGGAGGGTCCGACCACGCCCCCGGAACCGGCCACCACGGCCCCGCTGAGCAGCACCCCGACCGTGGACCCGCCCTCCCCCGCCGACGACGACGGGAACCTGGTCGAGACCCCGCTGGGCGCACTCGTCGGGGCCCGCTCCGGGGACAAGGGCGGCAACGCCAACATCGGGGTCTGGACCTGGTCCGACGTCGTCCACGACTGGCTGTCAGCCCACCTGACCACCGGCCTGCTGTGCGAGCTGCTGCCCGAGGTGGCCGGCCTGACCGTCGACCGGTACCCGCTGCCCCGGCTCCGGGCGTTGAACTTCGTCGTCCACGACCTGCTCGACGACGGCGTCGCCGCCACCACCCGGCCCGACCCCCAGGCCAAGGGCCTGGGCGAGTTCCTGCGCTCGCGCACCGTCCGGGTGCCCCGGTCGGTGCTGGCGGCGGCAACCCGCCCGGAGGCGGCTCTTGAGGGCAGTCCCTCGGGACCGTAG
- a CDS encoding AMP-binding protein — translation MEQWAEADPEHAYVSDGTSSYSYGRFRDDAWALARSFVDLGVTAGDRVVVQLPNWNEFFLVYAALSRVGAITIPCVHVYRAGEVGFIVRDSGAVGLVTAGEFRGFDHAEMARAVAAESPGLRFRVVVRGTAAGALPLEELLSGSDAVLPDPTPADDRHLVLYSSGTEAQPKGCLHTWNTSSFLPKQAVVALGLTRDDVVFMPSPVTHALGLTLGVMAPTIAGAAVHLMDVFEPAAAIQRITEHGCTGTASPAAFIRMTLDAFDPAVHDLSGLRFWLTAGAPVPAALVTESAAAFDGCRVVSAYGSSEVMMATVCRPEDPIGRVATSDGSPVPGVELRIVDPATEEEQPTGQDGEIRYRGPGRLLEYWNRPDLTAAATDGAGWWRTGDLGRLDDEGYLRVTGRLKDVIIRGGHNISARQVEEALLQHPAVSDVSVIGLPDARLGEKVCAVLVTRDGSQLTLDEVRHHLVDTCRLAVWKTPEQIEFVTAMPVTATGKTQKYALRAAYTPVAPQ, via the coding sequence ATCGAGCAGTGGGCCGAGGCGGACCCCGAGCACGCCTACGTCTCCGACGGCACCTCGTCGTACTCCTACGGCCGGTTCCGTGACGACGCCTGGGCGCTGGCCCGCAGCTTCGTCGACCTGGGGGTGACCGCCGGTGACCGGGTCGTGGTCCAGCTGCCCAACTGGAACGAGTTCTTCCTGGTCTACGCGGCGTTGAGCCGCGTCGGGGCGATCACGATCCCGTGCGTGCACGTCTACCGGGCCGGCGAGGTCGGGTTCATCGTCCGCGACTCCGGTGCGGTCGGCCTGGTCACCGCCGGGGAGTTCCGCGGCTTCGACCACGCCGAGATGGCCCGCGCCGTGGCCGCCGAGAGCCCCGGGCTCCGGTTCCGGGTCGTCGTCCGGGGCACCGCGGCCGGGGCCCTGCCCCTGGAGGAACTGCTGTCCGGGTCCGACGCCGTCCTCCCGGACCCGACCCCGGCCGACGACCGGCACCTGGTGCTCTACAGCTCCGGCACCGAGGCCCAGCCCAAGGGCTGCCTGCACACCTGGAACACCAGCAGCTTCCTGCCCAAGCAGGCGGTCGTGGCCCTCGGCCTGACCCGCGACGACGTGGTCTTCATGCCCTCGCCGGTCACCCACGCCCTGGGCCTGACCCTCGGGGTCATGGCACCCACCATCGCCGGTGCCGCCGTCCACCTGATGGACGTGTTCGAACCCGCGGCAGCCATCCAGCGCATCACCGAGCACGGCTGCACCGGGACGGCCAGCCCGGCCGCGTTCATCCGGATGACCCTGGACGCCTTCGACCCCGCGGTGCACGACCTGTCCGGTCTGCGGTTCTGGTTGACCGCCGGCGCCCCGGTCCCCGCCGCGCTGGTCACCGAGTCGGCGGCGGCCTTCGACGGCTGCCGGGTGGTCAGCGCCTACGGCTCCAGCGAGGTCATGATGGCCACCGTCTGCCGCCCCGAGGACCCGATCGGGCGGGTGGCCACCTCCGACGGCTCACCGGTCCCCGGCGTCGAGCTGCGCATCGTCGACCCGGCCACCGAGGAGGAACAGCCCACCGGGCAGGACGGCGAGATCCGCTACCGCGGGCCGGGTCGGCTGCTGGAGTACTGGAACCGGCCCGACCTGACCGCCGCGGCCACCGACGGCGCGGGCTGGTGGCGCACCGGCGACCTTGGCCGGCTCGACGACGAGGGGTACCTGCGGGTGACCGGCCGGCTCAAGGACGTCATCATCCGCGGCGGCCACAACATCAGCGCCCGGCAGGTCGAGGAGGCGCTGCTGCAGCACCCGGCCGTCTCCGACGTCTCGGTCATCGGGCTGCCCGACGCCCGGCTCGGCGAGAAGGTGTGCGCCGTCCTGGTCACCCGCGACGGCTCGCAGCTCACCCTCGACGAGGTCCGGCACCACCTGGTGGACACGTGCCGTCTGGCGGTCTGGAAGACCCCGGAGCAGATCGAGTTCGTCACGGCGATGCCGGTGACCGCCACCGGCAAGACCCAGAAGTACGCGCTGCGCGCTGCCTACACCCCGGTCGCACCACAATGA
- a CDS encoding LLM class flavin-dependent oxidoreductase gives MTTIGVSVHDSLFTGDGASRRDLLQAVVDGGLDHVTVGDHVSFQDGIGFDGLLAATAVLSASDALSVLVGVYQLPLRHPMVVARQLASISQLAPGRLVFGVGVGGEDRLEVSNCGVDPATRGRRTDESLTVLAALATGDEVDHQGEFFTLERASVRPAPSPRVPVVIGGRGEVAVRRTVEHGDGWLGIFCTPRRFAATRVEVLEASEAAGRVVAPDFFGVNVWCGLDRSPDRAREHVATAMEDLYHRPWAEFEHLSASGTAEQVAERLAEFVAGGATQITVIPAAASPQAGVELAAEVGALLRGAAG, from the coding sequence ATGACGACCATCGGGGTGTCCGTGCACGACAGCCTCTTCACCGGCGACGGCGCGAGCCGGCGGGACCTGCTGCAGGCCGTCGTCGACGGCGGCCTGGACCACGTCACGGTCGGCGACCACGTCAGCTTCCAGGACGGCATCGGTTTCGACGGGCTGCTGGCCGCGACCGCGGTGCTGTCTGCGTCGGACGCACTGTCGGTGCTGGTCGGGGTCTACCAGCTGCCGCTGCGCCACCCGATGGTCGTGGCCCGCCAGCTCGCCTCGATCAGCCAGCTGGCCCCGGGGCGGTTGGTCTTCGGCGTCGGCGTGGGTGGTGAGGACCGCCTGGAGGTGTCCAACTGCGGGGTCGACCCCGCCACCCGGGGGCGGCGCACCGACGAGTCGCTGACCGTGCTGGCGGCGCTGGCCACCGGCGACGAGGTGGACCACCAGGGCGAGTTCTTCACCCTGGAGCGGGCCAGCGTCCGCCCGGCGCCCTCGCCGCGGGTGCCGGTGGTGATCGGCGGTCGCGGCGAGGTCGCCGTCAGGCGGACCGTCGAGCACGGCGACGGGTGGCTGGGCATCTTCTGCACCCCGCGCCGCTTCGCGGCCACCCGGGTGGAGGTGCTGGAGGCCAGCGAGGCCGCCGGCCGTGTCGTGGCGCCGGACTTCTTCGGCGTCAACGTGTGGTGCGGCCTGGATCGCTCACCCGACCGGGCCCGGGAGCACGTCGCCACCGCGATGGAGGACCTCTACCACCGGCCCTGGGCCGAGTTCGAGCACCTGTCGGCGTCCGGGACGGCGGAGCAGGTGGCCGAGCGGCTGGCCGAGTTCGTCGCTGGCGGCGCCACCCAGATCACCGTCATCCCAGCCGCGGCCTCCCCGCAGGCGGGCGTCGAGCTGGCCGCCGAGGTCGGGGCGCTGCTCCGGGGGGCCGCGGGATGA
- a CDS encoding SDR family oxidoreductase, whose translation MTSPFSAQALAGKRVLITGGGTGLGRGVARHLVEHGAQVHLWGRREAVLAEAAEEAAGDRPGSVHWQTVDVRKADLVDAAMESLWTEHGPLTGLVNNAAANFIAPTETLSSRAFEAVTGTVMHGTFHTTQAAGKRWIRDGLPGSVLSTLTTWVWTGSAFVVPSAMAKAAVHAMTMSLAVEWAKHGIRLNALAPGPIPTDYAWEMLNPTEKSSVGATQVDQIPAGRAGTMAELAHLTMFLLSDACDYLTGQTIGMDGGQMLAGPGTFAGLTSLTPQDWADVRERSQAATAASKAARSV comes from the coding sequence GTGACCTCGCCCTTCTCCGCCCAGGCGCTGGCCGGCAAGCGGGTGCTGATCACCGGCGGCGGCACCGGCCTGGGCCGCGGGGTGGCCCGGCACCTGGTCGAACACGGCGCCCAGGTGCACCTGTGGGGACGCCGCGAGGCGGTGCTCGCCGAGGCCGCCGAGGAGGCCGCCGGCGACCGGCCCGGCAGCGTGCACTGGCAGACCGTCGACGTCCGCAAGGCCGACCTGGTGGACGCCGCGATGGAGTCGCTGTGGACCGAGCACGGCCCGCTCACCGGGCTGGTCAACAACGCAGCGGCCAACTTCATCGCACCGACCGAGACGTTGAGCTCCCGGGCGTTCGAGGCGGTCACCGGCACGGTCATGCACGGCACCTTCCACACCACCCAGGCGGCCGGGAAGCGCTGGATCCGGGACGGCCTGCCCGGCAGCGTGCTGTCCACGCTCACCACCTGGGTGTGGACCGGCTCGGCGTTCGTGGTGCCCTCGGCGATGGCCAAGGCCGCCGTGCACGCGATGACCATGTCGCTGGCCGTCGAGTGGGCCAAGCACGGCATCCGGCTCAACGCGCTGGCGCCCGGGCCCATCCCCACCGACTACGCCTGGGAGATGCTCAACCCCACCGAGAAGAGCTCGGTCGGGGCCACCCAGGTCGACCAGATCCCGGCCGGCCGCGCCGGCACCATGGCCGAGCTGGCACACCTGACGATGTTCCTGTTGTCCGATGCCTGCGACTACCTGACCGGGCAGACGATCGGCATGGACGGCGGCCAGATGCTGGCAGGCCCGGGCACGTTCGCCGGGCTGACGTCGCTGACCCCCCAGGACTGGGCCGACGTCCGCGAGCGCAGCCAGGCGGCCACTGCGGCCAGCAAGGCGGCCCGCTCGGTCTGA
- a CDS encoding enoyl-CoA hydratase/isomerase family protein, whose amino-acid sequence MAKVEYDKRGPVAHIRLNRPEVKNAIDVETHELLGDIWQDFADDDDLRVAVLTGTGDAFCAGADLKTHVPEWDGVGPMLARSKLPDGFAGGITRGRHRIYKPVVAALNGWVLGGGLELALACDIRIASEHARFGSFELRRGMHPADGGIVRLVNICGAGIALEMELTGEPIDAQRALQVNMVSQVVPHEDLMTVTDQVVASILRNDRRAVESAKETILEVIGRPLDDQLKLEALLGYAICGDNPAIRERSEAFFAKTDAGRAGTAPTPLVAAEDAR is encoded by the coding sequence ATGGCCAAGGTCGAGTACGACAAGCGCGGCCCCGTCGCGCACATCCGGCTGAACCGCCCCGAGGTCAAGAACGCCATCGACGTCGAGACCCACGAGCTGCTCGGCGACATCTGGCAGGACTTCGCCGACGACGACGACCTCCGGGTCGCCGTCCTCACCGGCACCGGTGACGCGTTCTGCGCCGGCGCCGACCTGAAGACCCACGTCCCCGAGTGGGACGGCGTGGGTCCGATGCTGGCCCGCAGCAAGCTGCCCGACGGGTTCGCCGGCGGGATCACCCGCGGCCGGCACCGGATCTACAAGCCGGTCGTCGCGGCCCTCAACGGCTGGGTCCTGGGTGGCGGCCTGGAGCTGGCGCTGGCCTGCGACATCCGGATCGCCTCCGAGCACGCCCGGTTCGGCTCCTTCGAGCTGCGCCGCGGCATGCACCCCGCCGACGGCGGCATCGTGCGGCTGGTGAACATCTGCGGCGCCGGGATCGCGCTGGAGATGGAGCTGACCGGGGAGCCGATCGACGCGCAGCGGGCGCTGCAGGTGAACATGGTCTCCCAGGTGGTGCCGCACGAGGACCTGATGACGGTCACCGACCAGGTCGTCGCCTCGATCCTGCGCAACGACCGGCGGGCCGTGGAGTCGGCCAAGGAGACCATCCTTGAGGTCATCGGCCGGCCGCTGGACGACCAGCTCAAGCTGGAGGCGCTGCTGGGCTACGCGATCTGCGGGGACAACCCGGCGATCCGCGAGCGGTCGGAGGCGTTCTTCGCCAAGACCGACGCCGGTCGGGCCGGCACCGCCCCGACCCCGCTGGTCGCCGCGGAGGACGCCCGGTGA
- a CDS encoding SDR family oxidoreductase produces MSSYRSVFAPGLFTGQTVVVTGGGSGIGRCTAHELASLGAHVAVVGRSQDKLDRVHAEITEDGGSVSTHSCDIRDEAGVIAVVDAVLAEHGRIDGLVNNAGGQYRAKLAEISTKGFEAVVRSNLTGGFIVMREVFNRSMSQHGGSIVNMIADIWHGWPYFSHSAAARGGMHTLSETAATEWAEKGVRVNCVAPGAIASSGLDTYEAKDREFIRTEVAPAIPLQRFGTEAEASAAIVYLLSPAARFVTGTTLRVDGGAPNARRGWWDLQPVDHPAVFDGFHRSEAPRILADPAH; encoded by the coding sequence ATGAGCTCCTACCGGTCGGTGTTCGCCCCCGGCCTGTTCACCGGCCAGACCGTCGTGGTCACCGGTGGCGGCAGCGGGATCGGTCGCTGCACCGCGCACGAGCTGGCCTCCCTCGGCGCCCACGTCGCCGTCGTCGGGCGCTCCCAGGACAAGCTCGACCGGGTGCACGCCGAGATCACCGAGGACGGCGGCAGCGTCTCCACGCACAGCTGCGACATCCGGGACGAGGCCGGCGTCATCGCGGTCGTCGACGCGGTGCTGGCCGAGCACGGCCGCATCGACGGGCTGGTCAACAACGCCGGCGGGCAGTACCGGGCCAAGCTCGCCGAGATCTCCACCAAGGGGTTCGAGGCCGTCGTGCGCAGCAACCTCACCGGTGGGTTCATCGTCATGCGCGAGGTCTTCAACCGGTCCATGTCCCAGCACGGCGGCTCGATCGTCAACATGATCGCCGACATCTGGCACGGCTGGCCCTACTTCTCGCACTCCGCGGCCGCCCGGGGCGGGATGCACACCCTGTCGGAGACCGCGGCCACCGAGTGGGCGGAGAAGGGGGTCCGGGTCAACTGCGTGGCGCCCGGCGCGATCGCCTCCAGCGGGCTGGACACCTACGAGGCCAAGGACCGGGAGTTCATCCGCACCGAGGTCGCGCCCGCCATCCCCCTGCAGCGCTTCGGCACCGAGGCCGAGGCCAGCGCCGCGATCGTCTACCTGCTGTCCCCGGCCGCCCGTTTCGTCACCGGCACCACGCTGCGGGTCGACGGCGGCGCCCCGAACGCCCGGCGGGGCTGGTGGGACCTGCAACCGGTCGACCACCCCGCGGTCTTCGACGGCTTCCACCGCTCCGAGGCACCCCGGATCCTCGCCGATCCCGCCCACTGA
- a CDS encoding CoA transferase: MTAPALDGIVVLDLGQVYAGPYCTHLLRALGATVVKIEPPGGESLRWRGDGASSGAAFLLLNAGKQGVRLDLKAPRGRELFLDLVDRADVVVENFAPGVLDRLGLGWEVLHERRPELVLASGRAYGRHPAAEGLRGMDVTVQAVSGVLSSTGFPDGPPVKAGAAVVDFAAGSHLAAAVLAALFQRTRTGRGQHVEVAMQDAVLPSLASNIAGLLESDGEFPERTGNRHGGLSVCPYNVYPVADGWLAVLCLRPVHWSALCGLMGRDDLAADPVLATPAGRVARMDDVDAAVAAWTAGLDGDTALGLLQQAGIPAAPVRTLRQVLTDPVLRDRGMLAETGDGDRRSTVFGSPLQLSDSPVTLPGPAPELGEDTDAVLRDLLHLAEDEIARLHDDGVV; this comes from the coding sequence ATGACCGCACCCGCGCTGGACGGGATCGTCGTCCTCGACCTCGGCCAGGTGTACGCCGGCCCGTACTGCACGCACCTGTTGCGGGCGCTGGGGGCCACGGTGGTCAAGATCGAGCCGCCGGGCGGGGAGTCGCTGCGCTGGCGCGGCGACGGCGCCTCCTCCGGGGCCGCGTTCCTGCTGCTCAACGCCGGCAAGCAGGGGGTGCGGCTGGACCTCAAGGCGCCGCGCGGCCGCGAGCTGTTCCTGGACCTGGTCGACCGGGCCGACGTCGTGGTGGAGAACTTCGCCCCCGGCGTGCTCGACCGGCTCGGGCTGGGCTGGGAGGTGCTGCACGAGCGGCGGCCCGAGCTGGTGCTCGCCTCCGGGCGCGCCTACGGCCGGCACCCGGCCGCGGAGGGTCTGCGCGGCATGGACGTCACCGTGCAGGCGGTCTCCGGGGTGCTGTCCTCGACCGGGTTCCCGGACGGCCCGCCGGTGAAGGCCGGCGCCGCCGTCGTGGACTTCGCGGCCGGCAGCCACCTCGCCGCCGCCGTCCTCGCCGCGCTGTTCCAACGCACCCGCACCGGCCGCGGGCAGCACGTCGAGGTGGCCATGCAGGACGCGGTGCTGCCCAGCCTGGCCTCCAACATCGCCGGGCTGCTGGAGTCCGACGGCGAGTTCCCCGAGCGCACCGGCAACCGGCACGGCGGGCTGTCGGTGTGCCCGTACAACGTCTACCCGGTGGCCGACGGCTGGCTGGCGGTGCTCTGCCTGCGGCCGGTGCACTGGTCGGCGCTGTGCGGGTTGATGGGCCGGGACGACCTCGCCGCCGACCCGGTGCTGGCCACCCCGGCCGGCCGGGTCGCCCGGATGGACGACGTCGACGCCGCGGTGGCGGCCTGGACCGCTGGTCTGGACGGTGACACCGCCCTGGGCCTCCTGCAGCAGGCCGGCATCCCGGCGGCCCCGGTGCGCACCCTGCGCCAGGTGCTCACCGACCCGGTGCTGCGCGACCGCGGGATGCTCGCCGAGACCGGCGACGGGGACCGCCGCTCGACGGTCTTCGGCAGCCCGCTGCAGCTCTCGGACTCACCGGTGACGCTGCCCGGCCCCGCCCCCGAGCTCGGCGAGGACACCGACGCCGTGCTGCGCGACCTGCTGCACCTGGCCGAGGACGAGATCGCCCGGCTGCACGATGACGGCGTCGTCTGA